A region from the Arvicola amphibius chromosome 12, mArvAmp1.2, whole genome shotgun sequence genome encodes:
- the Znf175 gene encoding zinc finger protein 175, with the protein MAADTNFQQKIQPLGAEEQRGACERWMSFEDVTVDFSQEEWQHLDSAQRRLYQDVMLEIYSHLLAVGYPIPSPGVIFRMEKGKEAQAGKAEFTGQQCPEKSEIETSPQRVSEEASVHSDMTSEVTRNGLWCSLSQELWQDSDTAKRDKQNQILPLLPGTFLKKTLSTNSGHEYQNPRETIPLGPYLISTQENLPQYCLLPKSLGLNLGANGQNESSVTEQLINIVASNQLLIGGSCNANCVAAHGGESCRSTGNGGDILSYQQPPVHENHSQEKADQGSRCGEVLYALSLPKPEITLTLDRPLVSFNGGKAFLYVSGSPNYPFQLKVGCPVHPGGEPYRCSRCEKTFGTKAALQEHEQVHTEEKPYVCTLCGKAFRDRSALYEHELIHKNHTPFICDKCGKAFLRKSELMSHKQSHNGEKPYKCSDCGKSFKFPSQLKVHRQSHTGEKPYECHECGKSFSKTAKLKVHQRIHTGEKPYVCSQCGKAFNQKSILDRHEKLHPGEKPYSCRECGKSFNYPSQLKVHCHSHTGEKPYKCHECGKSFNFPCELKVHYQNHTGEKPYKCRECWKLFSKMSQLKAHSRVHTGERPYKCSHCGKAFSTKEQVQEHERIHTGERPFVCTECGKAFSSRSSFRKHQLIHTKERPFVSQKCETGLQESTLTPHQQLHIGEKPYKCPDCGKLFNYPSQLKSHYQIHTGEKPCKCLDCGKSFSKTSQLKAHSRIHTGERPYVCSVCAKAFKQLSTLSRHEKIHLLEKPYKCNFCGKSFCSPSELKVHLLIHTGERPYKCSNCWKAFCTKVQLQEHERIHTGERPYVCTHCGKTFRSRSVFSKHKLIHRKEAPFVCERCGKVFLHKAELTSHVQTHTEDKP; encoded by the exons AGGTGGATGTCGTTTGAGGATGTGACTGTGGACTTCAGCCAGGAGGAGTGGCAGCACCTGGACTCCGCCCAGAGACGCCTGTACCAGGACGTGATGCTGGAGATCTACAGCCACCTCTTGGCAGTGG GATACCCCATTCCCAGCCCCGGAGTCATCTTTaggatggaaaaaggaaaggaggcacaggcagggaaAGCTGAATTCACAGGCCAGCAGTGTCCAG AAAAATCAGAAATTGAAACCTCACCACAGAGAGTATCTGAGGAAGCTTCAGTTCATAGTGATATGACCAGTGAAGTCACAAGAAATGGTTTGTGGTGCTCACTTTCACAAGAACTATGGCAGGATTCTGACACTGCTAAGAGAGATAAACAAAACCAGATTCTACCCTTGCTTCCTGGCACCTTCCTCAAGAAAACTCTGAGCACAAATAGTGGACATGAATATCAAAATCCCAGGGAAACCATTCCTTTGGGACCCTACCTCATTTCTACACAAGAGAATCTTCCACAATATTGCCTACTTCCAAAAAGTTTGGGGCTAAACCTCGGAGCAAATGGTCAGAATGAAAGCAGTGTCACCGAACAGCTTATTAACATTGTCGCCTCCAATCAGCTCCTGATAGGAGGCTCTTGTAATGCTAACTGTGTGGCTGCTCATGGAGGAGAATCGTGCAGAAGTACTGGGAATGGAGGAGACATTCTCAGCTATCAACAACCACCGGTACATGAAAACCATTCTCAGGAGAAAGCAGATCAAGGCTCTCGGTGCGGGGAAGTACTCTATGCCCTATCTTTGCCCAAACCTGAGATCACTCTCACTTTGGACAGACCTCTTGTTTCTTTCAATGGTGGGAAGGCCTTCCTTTATGTGTCGGGTTCACCGAATTATCCATTTCAGCTGAAGGTGGGGTGTCCAGTTCACCCTGGAGGGGAGCCTTACAGATGCAGCCGCTGCGAGAAAACCTTTGGTACTAAGGCTGCCCTCCAAGAGCACGAGCAAGTGCACACAGAGGAGAAACCGTATGTGTGCACACtgtgtggaaaagccttcagaGACAGGTCTGCTCTCTATGAACACGAATTGATTCACAAGAATCACACGCCTTTTATCTGTGACAAATGTGGGAAGGCCTTCTTACGGAAGTCAGAGTTGATGTCCCATAAACAAAGTCACAACGGAGAGAAGCCTTACAAATGCAGTGACTGTGGGAAGTCCTTTAAGTTTCCATCCCAGCTGAAGGTGCATCGTCAAAGTCACACGGGCGAGAAGCCTTATGAATGCCACGAATGTGGAAAGTCATTCAGCAAAACAGCCAAACTCAAGGTGCATCAGCGGATTCACACAGGGGAGAAGCCTTATGTGTGTTCTCAGTGTGGAAAGGCCTTCAACCAGAAGTCAATACTAGACAGACACGAGAAGCTTCACCCTGGGGAGAAGCCTTACAGCTGCAGGGAGTGCGGGAAGTCCTTTAATTACCCGTCCCAGCTGAAGGTGCACTGCCACAGCCACACCGGGGAGAAGCCGTACAAATGCCACGAGTGCGGGAAGTCCTTTAACTTTCCGTGCGAACTGAAAGTGCATTATCAGAACCACACAGGAGAGAAGCCTTACAAATGCCGCGAGTGTTGGAAACTGTTCAGTAAGATGTCCCAACTGAAGGCACATTCTCGAGTCCACACAGGAGAAAGACCTTACAaatgcagccactgtggaaaagcCTTCTCTACTAAGGAACAAGTCCAGGAGCACGAGCGGATTCACACGGGGGAGAGACCCTTTGTGTGCAcggaatgtgggaaagccttcagtaGCAGGTCATCTTTTCGTAAACATCAGTTAATTCACACTAAAGAGAGGCCTTTCGTCTCTCAGAAATGTGAGACAGGCCTCCAGGAGTCGACTTTGACCCCCCACCAGCAGCTTCATATTGGCGAGAAGCCTTACAAGTGCCCTGACTGTGGGAAGTTGTTTAATTATCCATCCCAACTGAAATCACATTATCAaatccacacaggagagaagccTTGTAAATGTCTTGATTGTGGGAAATCATTTAGTAAAACATCTCAACTGAAGGCGCATTCTCGAATTCACACAGGGGAGAGGCCTTacgtgtgctctgtgtgtgcaaAGGCCTTCAAACAATTGTCAACATTGAGCAGACATGAAAAAATTCACCTGCTTGAGAAGCCTTACAAATGCAATTTTTGTGGGAAATCATTTTGTTCTCCATCTGAACTGAAGGTGCATCTTTTAATTCATACGGGAGAGAGACCTTACAAATGCAGCAACTGTTGGAAAGCCTTTTGTACTAAGGTCCAACTCCAAGAGCACGAGCGAATTCACACAGGAGAGAGACCTTACGTGTGCACTCACTGTGGGAAAACCTTCCGAAGCAGGTCGGTTTTCTCTAAGCATAAACTGATTCACAGGAAGGAAgcgccttttgtctgtgagaggTGTGGGAAAGTGTTCTTACACAAGGCCGAGCTGACGTCCCACGTACAGACGCACACTGAGGACAAGCCTTAG